The Drosophila nasuta strain 15112-1781.00 chromosome 2R, ASM2355853v1, whole genome shotgun sequence genome segment CATACAGTTAACCATAGGGGGGAAATGGCCGGATCGGAGAAGGATGGCTCGGTGACGTGTTGTTGGTGTATGCCACGAACTCCGacgatattttgaattttacaatttttgtgttgtgttcttaATGTATTGTTTGTCGGTGTTATGGTTTCTAGGATATTTACTCAGACTTCTAAAAAAGTTTAGTTCAAGCTGTCCGTACTCGTACGCTTTCTCGATCGTCTCTGGCCTTTGGTTTCTAATGGCTGACCTAAGTGGGTCCTTTAATCCAACTAGGAATGTATTTAGGCAGAATCTGTCATATTGGTCACGTTTGGACGCGAGGGAGTGTCCACTAGGGTCTGCTTCTCTGGTAAGTGACATCAATTCACTTCTTATTCTCGTGGCTGTGAAATATAATCTTCCCATACTGAGTCCATCCGGAAGATTATGTAGCTCTCTAACAAGCATTTCTTCTGTCTATGTGCTGGAGTATAGTCGCTTGAGGTTTGATTTGATGTCATCCCAACTGAGGAGTACATCGCAGACACTCAGTGCTTCGTCTGCTCTGCCTTTAATTTTGTCACGTACAGTTCCAAGCAAGTACTGTCCGTATGTTGCTTTGTCCACTGATCCGGCTAACAATAGTAGCTGTTCTACTCTACTTATAAATCTGTCAAGATTGTCAGGTGGGCCTTCATAGGTGGGTAATTGATGTACAAGGCCTAGTAATTGGTGTAGATTCAGGCTTGTGCTTATAGGGATAGATGAATCCATAGcgttgaattattatttgtttccTACTCTTTCCTGTGTAATagatattaattattatcaaGAATTTCACAAGCGAAGGTAACGCaaacgcatacatacatatgtacatttttacATGGCATTTGCCGAAGTGAACAGTATCACTGTGtgtgatttttatacccgctacccatagggtagaagggtattataactttgtgccgacaggaaatgtatgtaacaggtagaaggaggcatctccgaccctataaagtataattgcaatttgtttaaatatcgAAAGctcgaatttgaatttgaaatgctGCAAGCGCGCTTAAAGCTTTAGCACTTAAGCGATATCGATAACACTAGAAATCGATTTCATTGGAGACACACCTGTTGCTGGATGAGTTGATATGCGAAGTGTTTGCTGCACCCAGCGATCAGTCGTCGAGTGACTTTCATTGCGAATACAACGCATTTGAACATTTCTCGAGTTTGTGTAACAAAATATTACGCTTATAGATTTTCTAATTAACATCAAGTCAAATATACAAAGGGTGTATCCGATATGGCCAACTCAACTCCAACTTCCTGGTGCGGTCGTGGCGACAAGCCCCGTGTCTTTGAGAAGCACGAACCCATCATCTGCTACGATAAACCAGCTGCGGCTCTTGTCTCCAAGGAACTCTATGATGTGAGCTAGCTTAACTGCGTTACGAAGTGATctcttaatatatttttgtactctaGGACAAGCGTTTCCATGCTCTGACAGGCGATGTTATCGAAACTTTGGTGGTGCCAAAGCGAGAGGCACGCACCTGGACCATGCAGGAGGGCGATCTGTGTCGCATAACGGTACACGAAGGATCGCAGGTGGGCGACGTGAATTTCTGGAATCTGAAGAATACTCAGGAGCGCTTCTATTCGGGTAAAACGCGTCAATTGCATGCGGCCCATCTGAAAGTCTACGATAGACTGTGGAGCTGTCTTCCCTATCTTCGCCCCATGGCCACTTTTGTGTTCGATACCTTGGCGAAGTATGGTATCGATGAAGATGGCGGTGCTCTGCACGATGTTATCGGCACTCGCTGTGATGATTATACTTACAAACTGATCACCGGTAAGGATCGTGTCGGCAGTTGTCACAGTTCGCTGGTCAAAGCTGTGGTCGAGGAGCGAGGCTTGACGGAGCAGGATGTCCACGATGTGTGGAACATCTTCATGTGCACCGGCTTCACCAAGGAGACGCAGCAATACTTCTGCAAACCAAGTCCGGCTCGCAAGGGggattttattgaatttattgccGACATGAATTTACTGGTGGCTCTCAGCGCTTGTCCCCAAGGCGATGTCTCCATTCCTGTGGGTGCTGAGGTGCCCGATGAAAACTGTCATCCTCTGAAGGTTGAAGTCTTCCGCAGAAAGTAATTGTAcatcatatttatattaataatgaattgcatgtgccaaataaaaaatgctgcTTTGTTATCAAATATCCATGCACTTTATTCTGCGTTACAAGTTACACTGCAAGTGCATGAACAGCTGTTGAAAGCATTTCTGCGCTtcgcaaaaaacaaaacataaacagaGAACCGAGTGGCTAAGAGAGCAACTCCTGTTGTCGTTGTGTTAGTGAGCTTACacacattttgtatatactataatgtTTGAGGAGAGCAGCGTTGCGTTTCGTGGTGTGCGTGAAGTCTACGCTCAGCTGCGACACACGGACACGCGAGAGCGCGGATCATATGGAAAGAGAGCGATGTGTGTTCTACATGTATTTGTGGGTTTCAGGCAAATGTTCAATACCATTGCAATTGGCTCTCTCAGCGACACATATGTGTGGCTATACGAATGTAATCGGCTCCCTACGTTTAACTTTGGCAACTGAAATTCAGACGCCTAGCAGCTGGCACCGGGAGCAGTTATGGAAAATGTGGATGGAGTAATTTGGAGACTGAATagtacaaaaaatttgaaCTTATTATTCTATCTAAAGTGTACTATTGAACGGAATCAAGTACAGTCTGTGATATTTTTGTAGTCAACGGCCTCAACAGTTCATTAGTGAGTTTGTCAGTAATTTTCCACTCACAAAAGTTGcttgtcaacaacaacaggcttTATACAGCATACAAATACATGCAAACGAAGGCAACAGTATTTATTAGCTCTGTGAAGATAAGCACAGTTCGAAATCGCAGCAGGTTCGGAGTAGAGGGAAAGGCCACGCGTAGACAAAGGCAAGTCTGGGAACTGTAAAATAGCATTTACAGGGTGTCCAGCTTAAGTATCGAATATTTTACTTGaattataaatgcaatattatattttgtgcatatttttcaaattgcaagcgccaaatatattatattgtattagTATTGCAACTCACTAATACCACAAAAGTATCTACAGCGCTCTCTTCCTGATATTCTCATCGGCGCTCTCAGCTGTTGCCATTTATTTGAGCTTATACGAAATCCACTAATACCAACAAGGCAATTGCCGCTCTCTTTTCGACACATGCATGCTCAGTGTGCCTGAGAGCAACAGGTTGCCGTATTAATGTGAGATACAAACTCACACACGCGCGCACACTGTCAAAACATTTATTGCTCTCCGCTCTTTCGATCATGGTATACCTCAAACTGTATAGCTTAGAAAGCATTGGAATAAAAATACCACCAGCACAATGAGACGGTAAACGATAAAAAATTACTTCGAGgtaaaaattgcaagtttCAACGAAAGTTTAATGTAAGGTTCAATATATGGTTAGCGTTTTTTTTGTAAACTATGGAAATAACATGGTGTTTGAATGCTCTCGCGTTTGTAAATATACTAGTCCATAAGTGCTATCGATGATTGCCGAAGTAAATCGATTTCTCGATAGCGTGCCATCGATGCTTCGCCACCTCTAAtttgtgtataaataaaaatattaaacaattggAAGCCGCATATTCGATGCTATAATGAAGAGTATTCGCGGCCAGGATAATCATGAAAAGCTGCGCGATTATATTCTTAATCCCGACATAAGCATTCACGACCCGCTGCCCGATGTGCTGCCGCGTAAATTCAACGAAATGCGCCTGTTGCACATTCCAAAATGTCCGGGAAGCACAAAACTAATTCCACGTCGCGATTTTGTCACCGGCGAAATACTCGAGTTTGTGGAGATCGATGTTGATGATGTGGGCGCTAATGCCTTCAATTCGATGTCCATGCACCGCGAACCAGGTTTACTTGAAGAAGTGACTCGCGGCTCTCACATGAATTATCCCTTTTGGCCGGGCGGCTTTGATGCCGTCAATAATGATGTGGATCAGCAGACTGCAGAGCTGGCACAACTGGATGTAGACAGCTTTGAGCTGGACGACAAGCTGTTGACAGTGCCACCGGGCTTCACCAGTGGTCATGACTTTGCACAGCAGAAAAAGAAACCCGAGGAAGTTGCAGCGCCGTCTTCGGTTAATGTGGATCTTCTAGAGAATCTGCAGCAAGATGCCGATGTGCAGCAATGGCTGGAACTGACACGCAATGCTGAAAGCACGCCCAAGAGTCCCAGCAGCGTACCTCAGCGTGATTTGCAGTTTCCGGCGGAATTCAAAGACGTCGACGATGAAATAATGAAAGCGGATTTGCAGCCAGTGCTCAATATATCGACGACCACCAAGAGCTTTAGCAGCGACTGGGCCGAGATGATTGACATGAGTCAGCccatcaatgatttcaagcAACAAATTCCTTGTCCAGCCATAGAATTCCCATTCGAGCTCGATGTGTTTCAGCAGCAGGCGATTCTCAAGCTGGAACAGCGTCAATATGTCTTTGTGGCCGCGCATACTTCAGCGGGCAAAACTGTCGTTGCCGAGTATGCCATCGCCATGTCCAAACGGGATCTCACACGCACCATTTACACGTCACCCATTAAGGCGCTGTCCAATCAAAAGTATCGCGACTTTCGTAAAACCTTCAAGGATGTGGGCTTGATCACCGGTGATCTGCAGATCGAACCGACAGCTTCGTGCTTGATCATGACCACAGAGATCTTGCGTTCCATGCTGTATTGTGGCAGCGATATTACGCGCGATCTGGAGTATGTGATCTTCGATGAGGTGCATTACATCAATAATCCCGAGCGTGGACATGTCTGGGAGGAGATTATCATACTGCTGCCGGACCATGTCAACATTA includes the following:
- the LOC132787302 gene encoding uncharacterized protein LOC132787302, with protein sequence MANSTPTSWCGRGDKPRVFEKHEPIICYDKPAAALVSKELYDDKRFHALTGDVIETLVVPKREARTWTMQEGDLCRITVHEGSQVGDVNFWNLKNTQERFYSGKTRQLHAAHLKVYDRLWSCLPYLRPMATFVFDTLAKYGIDEDGGALHDVIGTRCDDYTYKLITGKDRVGSCHSSLVKAVVEERGLTEQDVHDVWNIFMCTGFTKETQQYFCKPSPARKGDFIEFIADMNLLVALSACPQGDVSIPVGAEVPDENCHPLKVEVFRRK